The following coding sequences lie in one Arachis hypogaea cultivar Tifrunner chromosome 9, arahy.Tifrunner.gnm2.J5K5, whole genome shotgun sequence genomic window:
- the LOC112708836 gene encoding protein FAR-RED IMPAIRED RESPONSE 1-like, whose amino-acid sequence MTMHMCRVIERNDEAGVRPSKTYQVLVGEAGGFSKINLMEKDVRNYLSRKVCNVTEEMDAREMLKYFTWMKKMNSDFYFDIELDQNKRLKTIFWADARSRATYEYFGDIVSFDTTYKTNHYDMPFGSFVGVNHHGNSVLLECGLLTKENSGSFTWLFNAWLTCMHGKAPKGIITDQCLGIRAGIENVMPETQDDFQNQWEDFLIEYGLEDNKWLSDIYEERHRWVPIFLDNFFWAGMRSTQRSESMHSYFDKFINNKSLLIQFVKQYDNCLGWKEQQEREADVEDYKSIIPCATNFLIEKQFQGAYTNAKFKEVQKQFRKKANCILHLMKAVSTSKVYSILEDESTSKERVYEVNYNAETKDITCMCQIFESIGILCRHSLVVLGHERVREIPRRYILDRWSKLVKRRHSDIKSSHDPSLLNPKTERFDDLCSHSNSVAQFASQTKETSDILHHYLNMAMAECQKHVANSSSNANELDNLLTLEDGGKDALSIFVGGCIISIQDIKSPPYVFTKGRPTNRLGSEKDKMIKKKTEAKKRKSEITEKEDNQHIGDIQSLPFNEQVHPILQDANYNVNEEFESDSMGASTGGFMSLLNSIHSYQFSNID is encoded by the exons ATGACTATGCACATGTGTCGAGTCATTGAGAGGAATGATGAAGCAGGTGTGAGaccaagcaaaacatatcaaGTATTGGTGGGTGAAGCAGGAGGTTTTTCTAAGATAAACTTAATGGAAAAAGATGTTAGGAACTATCTCAGTAGAAAGGTATGCAATGTTACGGAAGAAATGGATGCTAGGGAGATGTTGAAGTATTTTACATGGATGAAGAAAATGAACtctgatttttattttgatattgaaCTTGATCAAAACAAGCGTCTCAAAACTATATTTTGGGCTGATGCTCGAAGTAGAGCAACATATGAGTACTTCGGTGATATAGTTTCGTTTGATACTACTTATAAAACCAATCATTACGATATGCCATTTGGTTCCTTTGTGGGGGTTAATCACCATGGTAACTCAGTGCTTCTTGAGTGTGGTTTGTTGACTAAGGAAAATTCAGGCTCGTTTACTTGGTTATTTAATGCTTGGCTTACATGTATGCATGGAAAGGCTCCTAAAGGCATTATAACAGACCAATGCCTCGGAATACGAGCTGGAATTGAGAATGTGATGCCAGAGACAC AAgatgattttcaaaatcaatggGAAGATTTTCTGATTGAATATGGTTTAGAAGATAACAAGTGGCTATCAG ATATCTATGAAGAAAGACATCGATGGGTTCCAATTTTTCTTGACAACTTTTTTTGGGCTGGTATGAGATCCACACAACGAagtgagagcatgcattcatatTTTGACAAATTTATAAAtaacaagagcttgttgattcaatttgtcaaacaataTGACAATTGCCTTGGATGGAAAGAGCAACAAGAAAGGGAGGCTGATGTTGAAGACTATAAATCAATAATACCTTGTGCCACTAATTTCTTAATAGAGAAGCAATTTCAAGGTGCCTATACTAATGCAAAGTTTAAAGAAGTACAAAAGCAATTTAGAAAGAAAGCAAATTGTATTTTGCACCTTATGAAAGCAGTTTCTACATCTAAAGTCTATTCTATTTTGGAGGATGAATCTACTTCTAAAGAGAGGGTTTATGAAGTTAACTACAATGCGGAAACGAAGGATATTACATGCATGTGTCAAATATTTGAATCAATAGGCATATTATGCCGTCATAGCTTGGTTGTCCTAGGGCATGAACGCGTGAGAGAAATTCCAAGAAGATACATTTTGGACCGTTGGAGCAAACTTGTGAAGCGAAGACATAGTGATATTAAGAGCAGCCATGATCCAAGTTTGTTGAATCCAAAAACAGAGAGGTTTGATGATTTATGCTCCCATTCGAACAGTGTTGCTCAATTTGCATCCCAAACAAAggaaacaagtgatatcttacatCATTATCTTAATATGGCTATGGCGGAGTGTCAAAAGCATGTTGCTAACTCATCATCTAATGCTAATGAGTTAGATAATTTGCTTACATTAGAAGATGGTGGTAAAGATGCATTGTCCATTTTTGTAGGAGGCTGTATAATAAGTATTCAAGATATTAAAAGCCCTCCTTATGTGTTCACTAAGGGTCGTCCAACAAATAGGTTAGGATCTGAAAAAGACAAGATgataaaaaagaagaccgagGCAAAGAAGAGGAAAAGTGAGATAACCGAAAAAGAG GATAATCAACATATTGGAGATATTCAAAGTCTCCCTTTCAACGAACAGGTTCATCCAATA CTTCAAGATGCTAACTACAATGTTAATGAGGAATTTGAATCTGATTCAATGGGAGCATCAACGGGAGGATTCATGTCCTTATTGAACTCAATCCATTCATACCAATTCTCAAATATCGATTGA